A genomic region of Exiguobacterium oxidotolerans JCM 12280 contains the following coding sequences:
- a CDS encoding methionine ABC transporter permease, producing MTTFFNDIDWEMVWTATGSTVYMTAVAGLATFILGLIIGLLLYATNEDLLFKNRALYSVLSFLVNIFRSIPFIILLILLIPVTLIIVGSFLGPTAALPALILGAAPFYGRMVELALREVDKGVIEAAESMGATKFQIIYKVLIPEALPAIVSGITVTLVALVGYTAMAGVVGGGGLGDMAYIEGFQRSQNDVIAIATLLILVIVFIIQIIGDLLVKAIDKR from the coding sequence ATGACGACATTCTTTAACGACATCGATTGGGAAATGGTCTGGACGGCGACTGGCAGTACCGTTTATATGACAGCCGTCGCGGGTCTAGCGACTTTCATACTCGGTTTAATCATTGGTCTATTGTTGTACGCGACGAATGAAGACTTATTGTTTAAGAACCGGGCACTGTATTCCGTGCTCAGCTTTTTAGTCAACATCTTCCGTTCGATTCCGTTTATTATATTGTTGATTTTATTGATTCCAGTGACGCTCATCATCGTCGGGTCGTTCTTAGGACCGACAGCGGCACTTCCGGCACTGATTCTTGGGGCGGCACCGTTTTACGGGCGGATGGTCGAACTGGCACTGCGTGAAGTCGACAAAGGTGTCATCGAAGCAGCGGAATCGATGGGGGCAACGAAGTTCCAAATCATCTATAAAGTGTTGATTCCGGAAGCACTACCAGCAATCGTCTCCGGTATTACCGTTACGCTCGTCGCGCTCGTCGGTTACACGGCAATGGCCGGAGTAGTCGGAGGAGGTGGACTTGGGGACATGGCATATATCGAAGGTTTCCAGCGTTCTCAAAACGATGTCATCGCTATCGCGACATTGTTGATTCTCGTCATCGTCTTCATCATTCAAATTATTGGTGACCTGCTCGTAAAAGCAATCGATAAACGATAA